ATATCTTCAAGCTGCACAAGGAAGAGCTGCGGCGGATGCGCCGGGACATGCAGATCATCTTCCAGGACCCGTATTCCTCGCTTAACCCGCGGATGACCGTCGGCGATATCATCGGCGAGCCGCTCGAGATCCACAACCTCGCGCGCGGCCGCGACAAGATCCGGCGGGTGCAGGAGCTGCTGGAGGTCGTCGGCCTCTCACCGTACCACGCCAACCGTTACCCGCACGAATTCAGCGGCGGCCAGCGACAGCGGATCGGCATCGCGCGGGCCCTCGCCGTGAACCCGAAGCTGATCATCGCGGACGAGCCGGTTTCTGCGCTCGACGTCAGCATCCAGGCGCAGGTGCTCAACCTGCTCGAGTCGCTGCAGAAGGAGTTCGGGCTGACCTACCTGTTCATCGCGCACGACCTCTCGGTCGTCAAGCACATCAGCGACCGGATCGCGGTCATGTACCTCGGCAAGATCGTCGAGATGGCGCCCGCCGACGAGCTGTTCGCGAATCCGCAGCACCCCTACACGGAGGCCCTGCTCTCGGCGGTACCGATTCCCAATCCGGAGATGCGCCGCGACCGCATCATCCTTCCGGGCGACGTGCCGAGCCCGATCAACCCTCCGGCCGGCTGCCGCTTCCACACGCGGTGCCTGTACGTGCAGCCGAGTTGCCGGATCGATCCGCCGGCGTTCGAAGACATCGGCGGCGGCCGCGACCACTACGTGGCGTGCCCGCCGCGGCCGTTCAAGAGCCAGCGGAGCAAGGCCGCGGTGGTCGGGGCGCCGGCGACGGCCGCCGGGTCGGTGGCGACGGCGCAGCCGCAGCAGGCGAATCCGTAACGCCGGATCGCCTGAGATGACATGGTGGGCCGGCCAGTCCGCCGCGGGCGGTCCGCCGGCGCGGCGCCCGAGGGGACGCCGCACGCTAGGGGGAGCGACCGTAGGGCAAGACAGATGTCGGAGCAACCATCGGTGCAACCAATGAAGGAGGCGGTGCGGCGGTGAAGGGCAGAGGAATCGCGCTCGTGCTGGCGCTCGCGATCGGCGTGCTCGCCCTCGGGACGGGCGCGCGCGGGGCGGGAGCGCCGGTCAAGAACCCCGATACCTTCGTCACGCTCAGAGCCGGGGACCCCGAGAGCCTCGATCCGGCCTACCAGTACGACACGACGAGCTACGAGATCGTGTACCCCAACGTCTACGAGACGTTGATCGAATACGACGGCAGCGTCCTGTCTCGGTACCAGCCGATACTGGCCACCACGGTGCCGAGCCTGGCCAACGGGCTCATCAGCAAGGACGGCCTCACCTACACGTTCCCGATTCGGAAGGGCGTCAAGTTCCACGACGGCTCCACGATGACGCCGGACGACGTGCGGTACTCGATGCTCCGGTTCATGCTCCAGGACCGGGACGGCGGGCCGTCGTGGCTGCTGCTGACCCCCTTGACCGGGCGCGACAGCACCCGCGATAAAGATAAGATCGCCGTCAACTTCTCGGACGTCGCGAAGACCGTCACGGTGCAGGGCGACAACGTGGTCTTCCATCTCGCGCACCCCTACGGCGCGTTCCTCAGCATCGTCGCGGCGTGGTCGTTCGTGATGCCGAAGGCGTGGGCGGCCGCGCACGGAGATTGGGACGGCCAGGGCGGAACCTGGCAGAAGTTCAACAATCCCAAGCTGCAGGACCGGTACGAATTCGACCACATGAACGGCACGGGCCCCTTCAAGCTCCAGCAGTGGGACCGGCAGGCCAAGCAGGTCATCCTGGCCCGTAACGACCAGTACTGGCGCAAGCCGGCCCGTCTCGCGCGGGTGATCCTCAAGACCGTCACGGAGTTTACGACCCGGCGCCTGCAGCTGCAGCAGGGCGATGCGGACATGGTCGATGTGTTGCGGCCCGATCAGAGCAAGGTCGAGGGGATGGCGGGCGTCGCAATCCGCGACGGGTTCCCGCAGCTGATCATCCAAGTGCTGCACTTCAACTTCAAGATCGACGCGACCGGGAATCCGGACGTCGGCAGCGGCAAGCTGGACGGCAACGGGATTCCGCCGGACTTCTTCAGCGACGTACACGTTCGCCGCGGCTTCGCCTACGCTTTCGACTACGCGGCCTTCATCCGCGACGGCTATAAGGGCAAGGCGGAGCAGCCGAACGGGCCGATCATCAGCGGTCTGCTCGGCTATGATCCCACCGCCCCCAAGTACACCCACGACCCGGCCAAGGCGGCCGCCGAATTCAAAGAAGCCTGGGGGGGAAAGCTCTGGGACACCGGGTTTAAGTTCACGGCGACCTACAACACGGGCAACGTCGTCCGCCAGGTCGGCGCACAGATCCTCAAAGACTCGATCGAAGGCCTGAATCCGAAGTTCAAGATCGACGTTCGCAACCTGCAGTGGTCGTCGTTCCTCCAGAACACCAACGCGCACAAGGGGACGTTGTACGCGCTCGGGTGGGCGGTCGACTATCCGGATCCGGACGATTTCGCGCAGCCGTTCCTCGGGAGCAACGGCGACTACCCGAAGCGCAACTCCTACAGCAACCCGCAGGCCGACGCGCTGCTCAGGCAGGCCGCCGAGACGACCGATCCCGCCAAGCGGGCGGCGCTGTATCATCAGTTGACGAAAATCGCGTACAACGACGTGCCGGGGCTGTACGTCGCGCAACCGGTGGGCTTCTTCGTGATGCGGTCCTGGGTGCACGGCTGGTACTACAACGCCGTGCTCGGCGGAGCCGACTACTACCCGATTTCTAAGGAGTAGGACGGTCCGGAGTGAGCGGGCCCGCCTCCACGGGGCGGGCCCGCTCGACACTAGACCGTGACCGCGTTCGTCGTCCGCCGGCTTCTGCTGCTCCCGCTGGTCGGCCTCGGGGTCTCCGCCCTCATTTTCCTGCTGCTCCAGTTTCTCACGCCGGCGATGCGGGCCAGCCTGTACATCCACGACCCCAAGCAGCTCAACGCGCTGCCCGACCTGATCCGGAAGTATCACCTCGACCAGCCGGTGTACGTGCAGTATTGGGACTGGGTGGTGCAGGTGGCGCACGGCGACCTCGGCTGGAGCGAGACCGCCCGCGAGCCGGTGGCGGCCGCGATCCGCGGATACTTCCCGGCGACGCTGGAGTTGGCGCTCTACGCGTTCGGCTTCATCCTGGCGCTCGGCGTCTGGCTCGGCACCCAGTCCGCGGTGCACAAGGACCAGGTGCTCGATCAGATCAGCCGGTTCACGTCGATCAGCGGGGCGTCGCTGCCGACCTTTGTCTGGGGCCTGCTGCTGTTGATGATCTTCTACGGGCACTTTGGATGGTTTCCCCCGGGCCGGCTGTCGATGAACGCGGACTTGTACGTCCGCAGCGGCGCCTTTCATCCCTACACCGGGCTGTTGACGATCGACGCGCTGCTGAACGGCAACCTCTGGCTGTTCTGGGACGCCGCGAAGCACCTCATTCTGCCGGTCGCCACGCTCACCTACTATCTGACCGCGGTGCTCGTGCGGATTACGCGCTCGTCGATGCTCGAGACGCTCCGGACCGACTACGTGCGGACCGCCCGCGCAAAAGGCCTGGCCGAACGCGTCGTCGTGGACAAGCACGCCCGCCGCAACGCTCTGATCCCGGTGATTACGCTCGGCAGCCTGCTGTTCGTCGGCCTCTTGAGCGGGGTCGTCATCACGGAGACGGTGTTCAACTATCCCGGCATCGGCCAATGGGGGGTCAACGCCAGCCAGCAGCTCGACATCCCCGCGGTAACCGGGTTTGCGCTGATCTTCGCGGGTCTGCTCGTCATCAGCAACCTCTGCGCGGACGTGATGTACGCGATCGTGGATCCGCGCATCCGGCTCCAGTGAGCGCCGTCCAGGCGCGCCCGGTCGCGCTGCAGCCGGCGAAGCGGGCCCAGGCCGGCGAGACCGCGTGGCAGCGCACGCTGCGCCGGTTCCGGAGCAACCCGCTGTCCGTCCTGGGGGCCGGGCTCGTGGCGTTCTTCGTCGTCGTGGCGCTGCTCGCGCCGCTGCTCGCGCACCCGACGCAACGGAACCCGTACATGATTCCGCACTCCGGCTACTCGAGCGATCCCCGGCCGCCGAGCCCCGGGCATCCCTTCGGCACCACGGAAGAGCAGTTCGATCTCTTCTACGGGGTGGTCTGGGGCGCGCGGACGGCGTTCATCGTCGCGCTGAGCGTCGTAGCCAGCGCCGTGGTGATCGCCATGACCCTGGGGAGCCTGAGCGGCTTCTACGGCGGGCGCGTCGACGAGATCGTCATGCGCGTCACCGACGTCTTTCTCGCGTTCCCCGGCCTCATCCTGACGGTCGTGATCGTGGCGGTGCTCGGCCAGAGCGTGCGGAACGCGGTGATCGCGATCGCGGTGGTCGAGTGGCCGACCTACACGCGGCTCCTGCGCGGCGAGTTTCTCCGCGTGCGGGACATGGAGTACGTGCAGGCGGCCCAGGCGCTCGGAAGCGGCGACTTCCGCGTGATCGCGCGCCACGTGATTCCGAACACCGTTTACCCGCTGCTCATCCTCGCCTCGCTCAACATGGGCAGCATCGTCATCACGTTCGCGGCGCTGGGGTTCCTTGGGCTCGGCGCGCCGCCCGGGTACGCGGACTGGGGACAGCTGGTCAGTCTCTCCCACAACTGGATCGCCGGCACGGCCGGAGATCCGTTCACGTACTGGTTCACGCTGATCGTGCCGGGCACGGCGATCTTCCTGTTCGTACTCGGCTGGAACCTCCTCGGTGACGCCTTCCGCGACATCTTCGACCCGCGTCTGCAGGGTAGCCGCTGAGCCCGCGCGAACGACTTTCCCGGACAACGCAGGCCGCATCGGGAGGGAAACGCATGCGTCCTTCGGGATGGGGCTCTCGTTTCACCGCCGTGGTCCTGGCCGCCGTCGTCGCCGTTTCGCTGACCACGATGGCGCGCGGCGCCGGTGTGCCGGCCAAGAATCCGGATACGTTCATCGAGCTCGGTTTCGGCGACGTGACCAGCCTCGACCCGGCGCTCGCGTACGACATTTACTCGTACGAACCGATTTGGCCGAACGTCTACGAGACGCTGATCATGTACAGCGGCTCATCGCTCGACCGGTTCGAGCCGATGCTGTCCACGCGCGTCCCGACGCTGGCCAACGGGGGAATCAGCCAGGACGGCCTGACCTACACTTTCCCGATTCGCAGCGGCGTCAAGTTCCACGATGGATCGGACATGACCGTGGACGACGTGGTCTACTCGGTCCGGCGGATGTTGTTGCAGGATCAGGCCGGCGGGCCCGCCTGGCTGCTGCTCTCGCCGCTCCTCGGCGTGGACAGCACCCGGGACGAGAAGGGGACGATCCAGGTCAAGTGGGCCGACGTCCAGCGCGCGGTGAGCGCGAGCGGCAACAGCGTGGTCTTTCACCTGAAGAAGCCGTTCGCGCCGTTCATGACGATCGTGGCGGCGTGGACCGAGATCCTGCCGCACAAGTGGGCGGCGGCGCACGGCGACTGGGGCGGCCAGCCGGGCACCTGGCAGAAGTACAACAACCCCAAGACGGAGGACCGCTACGAGTTCAACCACATGAACGGGACGGGCCCCTTCATGTTCGATCACTGGGACCCACAGGCCAAAGAAATCGTGCTCGTGCGCAACGACCACTACTGGCGGAAGCCGGCGGCGCTGCGGCGGATCGTGCTGCGCACGGTCGCCGAGCTGACGACGCGGCGCCTCCAGCTGCAGCAGGGCGACGCGGACCTCATCGTGGCCAGCCTCAACCAGCAGGCGCAGCTGCGGGGGATTCCGGGCACGATCATGCAGGACAACCTGCCGCAGATCGCGCTGCAGACGCTGCAGTTCAACTTCAAGATCAACACGGAGGCCAACCCGGACACCGGGAGCGGCAAGCTCGACGGCGCGGGGATCCCGTCCGACTTCTTCAACGACATCCATGTGCGGCGGGCGTTCGCCTACGCGTTCGACTACTCGGCGAACCTGAGCGGCGCCTACGCCGGGAAGGGCGTCATTCCGCACGGGCCGATTCCGCAGGGCATGCTGGGCTACGACGCCTCCGTGCCGATCTACCAGACGAACAAGGAGCGCGCGATCGCGGAGTTCAAGGAGGCGTTCGGCGGCCGCGTGTGGTCGGCCGGCTTCAAGTTCACGGTGCCGTTTACGGCCGGCAACACCGCCCGCCAGACGGGGGCGCAGATCCTGAAGGACGCCGTGACGTCGCTCAACCCGAAGTTCCAGATCGACTCGCGGCCGGTGCCGGCGAGCGCGCTCAATTCGCTGCTGTTCGCGCACAAGGGCACGATGTACTTCCTCGGCTGGTTCGCCGACTACCCGGATCCGCACGATTTCGCGCAGCCGTTCCTCGCGGCGAACGGCTACTTCCCGACCCGCGGCGGCTACAAGAACCTCGACGCGGACAAGCTGATCGACCAGGCCGTCAGCACGCCCGATTCCGCCAAGCGCGCGACGCTCTACAAGCAACTCTCGATGATCTCGTACAACGACCTGCCGTACCTGTTCTTGGTGCAGCCGGTCACCTACTATACGATGCGGTCGTGGGTGCACGGCTGGTACTATAACGCGATCTTCCCCGGGCAGTACTTCTATCCGCTCTACAAGCAGTGACACCCGGGCGATAGCGCTCGAGTACGCGTTGAAACCGGAGCAGGGGGAGGCCGCACCGCGCGGTCTCCCCCTCTCCGTCGAGGCGGCCCGCGAGTCCGTCGCCGCGGGGCTCATCACAGCGTACGCGCTCGCGCTGCGCTTGGTCGGCGCGGGGCGCGGGCTGCCCTACCTCCACGAGTGGGACGAGTGGTTTCAGGTGCCGCCGGTGATCCGGATGGTCCTCAACCACACGCTCAATCCCGGCATCTTCATCTACGGCAGCCTGTACTACTATTTGCTCCTTCCGGTAGTCTATCTGCACTCGCTGTACCTGCGCGCGCTCGGTGTGATGAAATCCGTGAACGACATCGTCCTGATGCATCCGCTGGTGCCCGGGTACGGCTGGTACATCAACTTTCCATCGTTCTATCTGTGGGCGCGGGCGTTCACGGCGCTGCTCGGCGCCGCCACCGTGTATCTCACCTACCGACTCGGCCGCGCGGCGTTCGGCCGGACGGTCGGCCTGCTCGCGGCGGCCCTGCTCGCCGTCGCCCCCGGCGCCGTGTACTACTCGGACACGGCCCGCGTCGACGTCCCGGAGGCGTGCCTGACGACCGCGGCGCTGCTCGCCGGACTCAACGTGATCCGGCGGGGGCGGAGGTGGGACTATCTCGTCGCGGGTCTCCTGGCGGGCCTCGCGATGTCGACGAAGCAGACCGCGGTGTGGGTCGTGCCTGCGCTCGTGCTCGCGCACGCGTCCGGCGGGCGCCGGACGGCGCTCATCGATCGGCGGCTCGGCCTCATGTTCGCCGCCATCGTCGCGGGCGGACTCGCGGGCACGCCGTATCTGTTGATCCGGCCGGACCTGGTGCGGGCCGGGTTTGACGCGCAGATCGGCCCCTACGGCGTCTTTTCGATCCCGAACCCGGGCGATTTCCTCCGACACCTCGGGTGGAACCTCGGCTACCTGCTCCGGCCTACACAGGGCGGAGACTGGTATGTCGTGCCGCACGCCGCGCTCGGTCTCATCCCCGGCGCCGCCGCGATCGCCGGCCTCGCCGTCGGGTACGCACACCGGCCGAGGGTACTGGCCTACCTCCTGACCTTCCCCCTGCTGCAGCTGTGCTTCCTCGCGCGCGCGGACGTCTTCTACACCCGGAACCTGTCGCCCGTGCTTCCCCTGCTGGCGATCTGGGCGGCGCTCGGCGCCGAGTGGGGGTGGGAGACGTTGACGGCGTTCGCGGCGGCCTCGGCCCGTCCGCCGGCGTCGTGGGAGAGGTTGCAGCAGCGATGGCGTTCAGCCGCGGCCGCGGCCGAAGCGGCGGTCCTCGTCATCTTCATGCTCGGACCCGTCCGGGAATCGGCGGTCCTCGCGGGCTGGCTGTACCGGCATCACGATACCCGGACGCAGGCCGTGGACTGGCTGGCCGGCCACGTGACGCGCGGCCGCGGGGTCGCGTTCGAACTGGAACTGGCCTGGTACCTGCCGGTCCTCAACCACCTGCGGTTTCGGACGGACTGGACGGATCGCAGCACGGCGCCGTCCTGGTATGCCTCGCACCACATCGACTACGCCGTGGTGAGCGAGTGGAACCCGATCGCCGCGTGTCCCACGGTGCGCTTCATCCCGCGGCCCTCGTACCTGCCGTCGATCCCGGAGGAAGTCCGCTTCGTTCCCAACTCGTATCCCATCATCGACCCCGCCATCACGATCGTGCGTCCGGCCGCCGGATGCGCGTCGACGGCGCCCGTCGTCGGGAGTGCGCCGCTGGCCCTGCTCGCGCCGTGACGCCCCGAGCCATCGTGTGCTACCATGGCGCCATCCCAGCGACAACGGAGGCCGCCCCGCCGTGATCGACGACCGCACCGTCGCGCACGTGGCCCGTCTGAGCCGGCTCGAGCTGAGCGAAGACGAGCGCGAGCGTTTCCGCGCGCAGCTCGGCAGCATCCTCGAGCACGTCCAGAGCCTGCTCGCGCTCGATCTCAGCGGCGAACCGCCGACGGCCCACGCCACCGGCGCCACGAACGTCCTGCGCGACGACACGGCCCGGCCGTCGCTCTCGCTCGACGAGGCGCTCGCCAACGCCCCGGCGGTGGAGGATGGCTTCATCGTCGTCCCGCCGGTGATCGAGGGCGAGTAGCGTGCCCGAAGCGCGGTCGCTCGCGGACTGCACCGCCGCGGAGCTCCGTCGCCTGTACGCGGCGGGCGCAGCGTCCCCCTCGGAAGCGGTGCGGGCTGTGCTCGACCGCATCGCCTCGCTCGACTCGACCCTGCACGCCTACCTGTACGTGGACCGGGACGCCGCGCTGCGCGAGGCCGCGAGGTGGGACGGCCGCGCCGGCCGGGACGGGGCGCCGGCGCTCGCCGGCATCCCGATCGCGCTCAAGGACAACATCTGCACCCGGGGCTGGCCCACGACGGCCGGCTCGCGAATGCTGGAAGGCTTCCGGCCGCCGTACGATGCCACGGTGACGGCGCGCCTGCGCGAGGCCGGCGCGGTGCTGCTCGGCAAGACCAACTGCGACGAGTTCGCGTTCGGCAGCAGCACTGAAAACTCGGGGTACGGGCCGACCCGCAACCCCTGGGATCCCCTGCGCGTGCCGGGGGGTTCGAGCGGCGGATCGGCGGCGGCGGTCGCGGCGGGAGAGGCGACGCTGGCGCTCGGCAGCGACACCGGCGGCAGCATCCGCGAGCCGGGATCGTTCTGCGGCGTTGTCGCACTCAAGCCCACGTACGGGCGTGTCTCTCGCTACGGCCTGATCGCGTTCGCGTCGTCGCTCGACCAGATCGGGCCGTTCGCCCGGGACGTGCGCGACGCTGCGCTGCTGCTCGGGGCCGTCGCGGGACACGATCCCTGCGACTCGACCTCCTCGGCCGACCCCGTGCCGGCCTATGCCGACGCGTTGACCGGCGACGTGCGCGGGCTCCGGATCGGCGTCGTCAGAGAGTTTTTCGGCGAGGGCCTCGCGCCGGCCGTGGGCGAGGCGGTGCGCGCGGCGGCCGGCGTGTTGGCCGGGCTCGGCGCCGTCTGCGACGAGGTGTCGCTGCCGCACGCCGTCTACGCCCTGCCCGCCTACTACATCATCGCGCCGGCGGAGGCCAGCAGCAACCTCGCCCGGTACGCGGGCGTGCAGTACGGCCACCGGACCGCGAAGGCCGGCGATCTGTACACCCTCTATGCGCGGTCGCGGCGGGAGGGGTTCGGCGCGGAGGTCAAGCGGCGGATCATGCTCGGCACCTTCGCGCTGTCGTCCGGCTACTACGACGCGTACTATCTCCGCGCGCAGCGCGTGCGCTCCGTCATCCGGCGGGAGTTCACGCAGGCGTTCGAGCGGTTCGACGTCCTGCTCGGACCGGTCGCGCCGACGCCGGCGTTCCTCCTCGGCGAAAGGGTGGAGGATCCGCTGCAGATGTATCTCTCCGACATCTACACGATTCCGGTGAACCTTGCCGGGGTGCCGGGCATCTCGGTGCCGTGCGGCTTGGTGACGGGACTTCCGGTCGGGCTGCAGTTGATCGGCCGCGCGTTCGGCGAGGCGGCGCTTCTCAACGCGGCGTTCGCGTACGAGCAGGCGACGCCGCACCGCACCGTGCGTCCCCCCGTCGTCTCACAGCCGGGGACCCGGGGTAGACCGGCCGGAGGCCGGTCGTGACCTACGAGACCGTCGTCGGCCTCGAGGTGCACGTGCAGCTCGAGACCGCGAGCAAGATGTTCTGCGGCTGCGCGGTCGAATTCGGCGCGCCCCCCAACACGCGGACGTGCCCGGTCTGCCTTGGGCTCCCGGGGGCGATGCCGGTGCTCAACCGCCGCGCGGTCGACCTCGGGCTGCGCACCGCCGTCGTCCTGGCCTGCCGGGTGCACCCGGAGAGCCAGTTCCACCGCAAGAACTACTACTATCCGGACCTGCCGAAGAACTACCAAATCTCCCAGTACCAGTACGCCGGACACCCGCCGCTGGCGGCGGCGGGCCGGATGGAGCTCGAGGGAGCCGGGACGGCGCGGACGATCGGTATCCGCCGCGTGCATCTCGAGGAAGATACCGGGAAACTGCTCCACGCCGAAGGCCGCAGTCTGGTCGATTACAACCGGAGCGGCACGCCGCTCATGGAGGTCGTCACGGAGCCCGACCTCCGGTCGCCCGAAGAGGCGCGGCTTTTCCTCGCGCAGCTCCGCGCGGTGCTCCAGTACGCGGGCGTCACGACCGGCCGCATGGAGGAAGGCACCATGCGCTGCGACGCCAACCTCTCGCTACGCGTTCCCGGCGGCCCCCACGGGATCCGGACCGAGGTCAAGAACATGAATTCGCTCCGCGCGGTGGAGCGGGCGCTGCGTTTTGAGGAGGCGCGCCAGCGGGAACTGCTGGCCCGGGGCGGGGCGGTCGTTCAGGAGACCCGCCACTGGGACGAGCAGCGCGGCGTGACCTTCTCGTCGCGCGAGAAGGAAGAGGCGCAGGACTACCGCTACTTCCCCGAGCCGGACCTCGTGCCGCTCGCGGTCGACGGCGCCTGGGTCGACCGGGTCCGCGCGGACCTGCCGGAGCTCCCGGATGCCAAGCGGCGGCGCTACGCCGAGGCCTTCGCGCTGCCCGAGCACGAAGCGCGCCTGCTCACCGCCACGCGGCCGATGGCCGAGTTCTTCGAGGACACCGTCCGGCGCTTCAACCAGCCCAGGATCGTCGCCAACTGGCTGGTCGGCGACATCGCGGCCTACCTCAACGAGGCGGGGCAGGAGATCGACCAGGCCAAGATCACGCCCGCGTCGCTCGCGGAGATGCTCAGCCTGCTCGAGCGGGGCACGCTGAGCGGCCGTCTCGCCAAGGACGTCCTCCCGGAGATGCTCAATACCGGCCGGACCGCCGGCGAGATCGTCAAGGAGCGCGGGCTGGTCCAGATCAGCGATGAGTCCGCCCTGGCGGAGATGGTGGAGGCCGTGATCGCCGAGCATCCGGGGCCCGTCGGCGACGTCCGGGCGGGCAAGGACAAGGCCGTCGTGTTCCTCGTCGGCCAGGTGATGAAGCGCAGCCGCGGCCGCGCGAACCCCGAGGTCGTCAACCGCCTGCTGCGCGAGCGACTCGCCGCTCGTTGAGGGGGCGGACCGCCTCTGCTAGAATTGTAACTACGGCCCACATGCACAAGGAGACTCCGCATGCCCGGTGAGTTCGTTCACTGCCACCTGCATACGGAGTACTCCCTCCTGGACGGCGAGAGCCGCATCGAGCCCCTGATGAAGCGAGCGGCGGCGCTCGGAATGAAAGCGATCTCCCTCACCGATCACGGCGCCATGTACGGGGCGATCGAGTTCTACGAGAGCGCCCGCGCGCACGGCCTCAAGCCGATCATCGGGGTCGAAGCCTATGTCGCGCCCCGCGGCATGGCCGACCGGGACCCGAAGCTCGACGCCTCCGCCTTCCACCTCGTTCTGCTCGCCCGGAACGACGAGGGCTACCGGAATCTCCTGAAGCTCACCACCGCGGCGCACCTGGACGGTTTCTACTACAAGCCGCGGATCGACCGCGCGCTGCTGGCAAAGCGCAGCGGCGGCCTGATCGGTCTCTCCGCCTGTCTGAACGGCGAGATTCCGCGCGCGATCCTCCGGGACGACATGGAGGCGGCGCGCGCCCTGGCGGGGGCATATAAGGAGATCTTCGGCCCGGAGCACTTCTACCTCGAACTGCAGGATCACGGCATCGCCGAACAGCGGACGCTCACGCGCGGCATCGCCGCGCTCGCCGAGGCCACCGGCCTGCCGCTCGTCGCCACGAACGACGTACACTACGTCACCCGCGACGAGGCCGACGCCCAGGACGCGCTGATGTGCATCCAGATGGGCATCGACCTGGCTCAAAAGGACAAGCCGCGGATGGGCGACGTGCCGGAGTTCTACCTGAAGAGTCCCGACGAGATGGCGGCGCGATTCAACGACTTCCCGCAGGCGCTTCGCTCGAGCCTCGCGATCGCGGAGATGTGCAACCTCGAGATCGAAACCGGTACCACCCGCCTGCCGCATTTTCCGCTGCCGGAGGGCGAGACCGCCGACACGTATCTGCGGAAGCTGTGCGAGGCCGGCCTGCGCCGGATCTACGGCGAGGTCACCCCGGTGCTCGAGGAGCGGCTCGCCTACGAGCTGGGCGTCATCGTCAAGACCGGCTACGCGGCGTACTTCCTGATCGTTCAGGATTTCGTCGGCTTCGCGCGCGGGCGCGGCATCTACACCACGGTGCGCGGCTCCGCGGCGGGCAGCCTCGTGCTCTACGCCTGCGGCGTGACCGACGTCGACCCGATCGCGTACCGGCTGCCGTTCGACCGCTTCCTCAACCTCGAGCGCTATACGATGCCGGACATCGACGTCGACTTCATGGACAGCCGTCGCGACGAAGTGATCAAGTACGTCGTCGAGAAGTACGGCGCGGACCGCGTCGCGCAGATCATCACCTTCGGGACGCTCGGCGCGCGCGCCGCGATCCGCGACCTCGGCCGCGTGATGGGCCTGCCGTACGGCGATGTGGACCGGATTGCCAAGCTCGTGCCGGGGGCCAACGTCTCCCTACAGGATGCGCTCGCCGCCGAGCCGGAACTGCGCGCCGCCGTGGAGGGCAGCTCCCAGATCAAGCAGCTGATGGACATGGCCCAGAAGCTGGAGGGCGTGGCCCGCCACGCCAGCACCCACGCCGCGGGCGTG
This genomic interval from bacterium contains the following:
- a CDS encoding glycosyltransferase family 39 protein, with product MKPEQGEAAPRGLPLSVEAARESVAAGLITAYALALRLVGAGRGLPYLHEWDEWFQVPPVIRMVLNHTLNPGIFIYGSLYYYLLLPVVYLHSLYLRALGVMKSVNDIVLMHPLVPGYGWYINFPSFYLWARAFTALLGAATVYLTYRLGRAAFGRTVGLLAAALLAVAPGAVYYSDTARVDVPEACLTTAALLAGLNVIRRGRRWDYLVAGLLAGLAMSTKQTAVWVVPALVLAHASGGRRTALIDRRLGLMFAAIVAGGLAGTPYLLIRPDLVRAGFDAQIGPYGVFSIPNPGDFLRHLGWNLGYLLRPTQGGDWYVVPHAALGLIPGAAAIAGLAVGYAHRPRVLAYLLTFPLLQLCFLARADVFYTRNLSPVLPLLAIWAALGAEWGWETLTAFAAASARPPASWERLQQRWRSAAAAAEAAVLVIFMLGPVRESAVLAGWLYRHHDTRTQAVDWLAGHVTRGRGVAFELELAWYLPVLNHLRFRTDWTDRSTAPSWYASHHIDYAVVSEWNPIAACPTVRFIPRPSYLPSIPEEVRFVPNSYPIIDPAITIVRPAAGCASTAPVVGSAPLALLAP
- the gatC gene encoding Asp-tRNA(Asn)/Glu-tRNA(Gln) amidotransferase subunit GatC encodes the protein MIDDRTVAHVARLSRLELSEDERERFRAQLGSILEHVQSLLALDLSGEPPTAHATGATNVLRDDTARPSLSLDEALANAPAVEDGFIVVPPVIEGE
- the gatA gene encoding Asp-tRNA(Asn)/Glu-tRNA(Gln) amidotransferase subunit GatA; protein product: MYAAGAASPSEAVRAVLDRIASLDSTLHAYLYVDRDAALREAARWDGRAGRDGAPALAGIPIALKDNICTRGWPTTAGSRMLEGFRPPYDATVTARLREAGAVLLGKTNCDEFAFGSSTENSGYGPTRNPWDPLRVPGGSSGGSAAAVAAGEATLALGSDTGGSIREPGSFCGVVALKPTYGRVSRYGLIAFASSLDQIGPFARDVRDAALLLGAVAGHDPCDSTSSADPVPAYADALTGDVRGLRIGVVREFFGEGLAPAVGEAVRAAAGVLAGLGAVCDEVSLPHAVYALPAYYIIAPAEASSNLARYAGVQYGHRTAKAGDLYTLYARSRREGFGAEVKRRIMLGTFALSSGYYDAYYLRAQRVRSVIRREFTQAFERFDVLLGPVAPTPAFLLGERVEDPLQMYLSDIYTIPVNLAGVPGISVPCGLVTGLPVGLQLIGRAFGEAALLNAAFAYEQATPHRTVRPPVVSQPGTRGRPAGGRS
- the gatB gene encoding Asp-tRNA(Asn)/Glu-tRNA(Gln) amidotransferase subunit GatB, with product MTYETVVGLEVHVQLETASKMFCGCAVEFGAPPNTRTCPVCLGLPGAMPVLNRRAVDLGLRTAVVLACRVHPESQFHRKNYYYPDLPKNYQISQYQYAGHPPLAAAGRMELEGAGTARTIGIRRVHLEEDTGKLLHAEGRSLVDYNRSGTPLMEVVTEPDLRSPEEARLFLAQLRAVLQYAGVTTGRMEEGTMRCDANLSLRVPGGPHGIRTEVKNMNSLRAVERALRFEEARQRELLARGGAVVQETRHWDEQRGVTFSSREKEEAQDYRYFPEPDLVPLAVDGAWVDRVRADLPELPDAKRRRYAEAFALPEHEARLLTATRPMAEFFEDTVRRFNQPRIVANWLVGDIAAYLNEAGQEIDQAKITPASLAEMLSLLERGTLSGRLAKDVLPEMLNTGRTAGEIVKERGLVQISDESALAEMVEAVIAEHPGPVGDVRAGKDKAVVFLVGQVMKRSRGRANPEVVNRLLRERLAAR